The following coding sequences are from one Aeromicrobium duanguangcaii window:
- a CDS encoding TetR/AcrR family transcriptional regulator: MAIVERRAQRTREILDATRTLFDERRMRDAQIEDIARAVGINRAIIYRHFTTKEELFAMTLVDYLNELEQRLAKSQESDLTPPQRIDIITVEFLDYGSEYPAFVDCAQSLLRHRGSELLEQISLERLTELGAAINRCFDHITSAIEAGNAAGVFDVKDPELVANMMYTQGLGILNLVTFQRSIREMNSGLPAMEHLPMPEVVELAKRSVRAIVEAEA, from the coding sequence ATGGCCATCGTGGAGCGCCGAGCGCAGCGCACGCGCGAGATCCTTGACGCGACTCGCACGCTCTTCGACGAGCGCCGCATGCGGGATGCCCAGATCGAGGACATCGCGCGCGCCGTCGGCATCAACCGAGCGATCATCTACCGGCACTTCACCACGAAGGAAGAACTCTTCGCGATGACGCTGGTCGACTACCTCAACGAGCTCGAGCAGCGACTGGCCAAGTCGCAGGAGTCCGACCTCACCCCGCCCCAGCGCATCGACATCATCACGGTCGAGTTCCTGGACTACGGCAGCGAGTACCCGGCGTTCGTCGACTGCGCGCAGTCCCTGCTGCGCCACCGCGGCTCGGAGCTGCTCGAGCAGATCAGCCTGGAGCGCCTCACCGAGCTCGGCGCCGCGATCAACCGCTGCTTCGACCACATCACCTCCGCGATCGAGGCCGGCAACGCGGCGGGCGTCTTCGACGTCAAGGACCCCGAGCTGGTCGCGAACATGATGTACACGCAGGGCTTGGGCATCCTGAACCTGGTGACCTTCCAGCGCTCGATCCGCGAGATGAACTCCGGACTGCCCGCCATGGAGCACCTGCCGATGCCCGAGGTCGTCGAGCTGGCCAAGCGATCGGTGCGCGCGATCGTCGAGGCCGAGGCCTGA
- a CDS encoding acetyl-CoA C-acetyltransferase has product MADKPSTKATKAASSDAATIRRVAVIGGNRIPFARSNTVYSGVSNQEMLTAALDGLVDRFGLEGERAGEVVAGAVLKHARDFNLTREVVLGSKLSPATPATDIQQACGTGLQAAFQVANKIALGKIDFGIAGGTDTTSDAPLAVNDKLRKILLQANQANAKGDKKALVKLLTKIRPSYLAPDQPRNAEPRTGLSMGDHQALTTHEWGITREAQDELAARSHQNLAAAWEAGWQDDLVTPFNGVERDTHLRPDSTVEKLAKLKPVFGKQLGDAATMTAGNSTPLSDGASVALLASEEEAARRGWDVKAFLVDYETAAVDYVNGGEGLLMAPAYAVPRMLERNGLTLQDFDFYEIHEAFAGQVLSTLAAWEDADFCKQRLGLDTPLGAIDRSKLNVKGSSLAAAHPFAATGGRIIANLAKLLEEKGSGRGLISICAAGGQGVVAILER; this is encoded by the coding sequence ATGGCTGACAAGCCCTCCACGAAGGCCACGAAGGCCGCGTCCTCCGACGCCGCCACCATCCGTCGCGTCGCCGTCATCGGCGGCAACCGCATCCCGTTCGCCCGCTCGAACACCGTCTACTCGGGCGTCTCGAACCAGGAGATGCTGACCGCGGCCCTCGACGGTCTCGTCGACCGCTTCGGGTTGGAGGGTGAGCGCGCCGGAGAGGTGGTCGCCGGAGCCGTGCTCAAGCACGCCCGCGACTTCAACCTCACGCGCGAGGTCGTCCTCGGCTCCAAGCTCTCGCCCGCGACCCCGGCCACGGACATCCAGCAGGCCTGCGGCACGGGCCTGCAGGCCGCCTTCCAGGTCGCCAACAAGATCGCGCTGGGCAAGATCGACTTCGGCATCGCCGGCGGCACGGACACCACGTCCGACGCCCCGCTCGCGGTGAACGACAAGCTGCGCAAGATCCTGCTGCAGGCCAACCAGGCGAACGCCAAGGGCGACAAGAAGGCCCTGGTCAAGCTGCTGACGAAGATCCGCCCCAGCTACCTGGCGCCCGACCAGCCGCGCAACGCCGAGCCGCGCACCGGCCTGTCGATGGGCGACCACCAGGCCCTGACGACGCACGAGTGGGGCATCACCCGCGAGGCGCAGGACGAGCTGGCCGCCCGCTCCCACCAGAACCTCGCCGCCGCCTGGGAGGCGGGCTGGCAGGACGACCTCGTCACGCCGTTCAACGGCGTCGAGCGCGACACCCACCTGCGCCCGGACTCCACGGTCGAGAAGCTGGCCAAGCTCAAGCCGGTCTTCGGCAAGCAGCTCGGCGATGCGGCCACCATGACGGCCGGCAACTCCACCCCGCTGTCCGACGGCGCCTCGGTGGCGCTGCTCGCCTCGGAGGAGGAGGCCGCCCGTCGTGGCTGGGACGTCAAGGCGTTCCTCGTCGACTACGAGACGGCTGCCGTCGACTACGTCAATGGGGGAGAGGGCCTGCTCATGGCTCCGGCGTACGCGGTGCCGCGGATGCTCGAGCGCAACGGCCTCACGCTGCAGGACTTCGACTTCTACGAGATCCACGAGGCGTTCGCCGGCCAGGTGCTGTCGACGCTCGCGGCGTGGGAGGACGCGGACTTCTGCAAGCAGCGTCTGGGTCTGGACACCCCGCTGGGCGCCATCGACCGCAGCAAGCTGAACGTCAAGGGCTCGTCGCTCGCGGCCGCCCACCCGTTCGCCGCGACCGGCGGACGCATCATCGCGAACCTCGCGAAGCTGCTGGAGGAGAAGGGCTCGGGCCGCGGCCTGATCTCGATCTGCGCCGCCGGCGGCCAGGGAGTCGTCGCGATCCTCGAGCGCTGA
- a CDS encoding 3-oxoacyl-ACP reductase translates to MSDRYKSMIQNPIGQFLVKNLGLPNPPELQRYRGGALVDGPVLVGGDGLLADSLPGLLKASGIDTTTVRAEGRRYQGLVLDASGIDSPAGTVAIQEFFTPVLRSLASNAKIVVIGLLPERTDTVGAAIAQRGLEGFVRSLGKEIGANGSTANLVYVTPESKDAVGSTLGFLLSPKSAFVDGQVVRLGTTGLVEADVPADPAKPLAGKVALVTGASRGLGAAMARTLHRDGAQIIGLDVPPLAEDLEHLMAELGGSSIICDITAEDAPEKIAEGLGDGVDFVVHNAGITRDKRLKNMKSENWAKVVDISVGAPERITAHLLDNKLIRPGGRIIGISSIAGIAGNNGQTNYGTAKAGVIGFVQALAPRTVDAGITVNAIAPGFIETDMVKTMPLGIREAGRRLSSLSQGGQPVDVAEAIAWYCHPGSSAISGNVVRVCGQGFLGA, encoded by the coding sequence ATGAGCGACCGTTACAAGTCGATGATCCAGAACCCGATCGGTCAGTTCCTGGTGAAGAACCTGGGCCTGCCGAACCCGCCGGAACTCCAGCGATACCGCGGTGGCGCCCTCGTCGACGGCCCCGTCCTCGTCGGCGGCGACGGCCTGCTGGCCGACTCCCTGCCGGGCCTGCTGAAGGCCTCCGGCATCGACACCACCACCGTCCGCGCCGAGGGCCGCCGCTACCAGGGCCTGGTCCTGGACGCGTCCGGCATCGACTCCCCCGCCGGCACCGTCGCGATCCAGGAGTTCTTCACGCCCGTCCTGCGCAGCCTGGCCAGCAACGCCAAGATCGTCGTGATCGGCCTGCTGCCCGAGCGCACCGACACCGTCGGCGCCGCGATCGCGCAGCGCGGCCTCGAGGGCTTCGTCCGCTCGTTGGGCAAGGAGATCGGCGCCAACGGCAGCACGGCGAACCTCGTGTACGTCACGCCCGAGTCCAAGGACGCCGTCGGCTCCACGCTGGGCTTCCTGCTGTCGCCGAAGTCCGCCTTCGTGGACGGCCAGGTCGTTCGTCTCGGCACCACGGGCCTGGTCGAGGCCGACGTCCCCGCCGACCCGGCCAAGCCGCTGGCGGGGAAGGTCGCGTTGGTCACCGGCGCCTCGCGTGGCCTCGGCGCCGCCATGGCCCGCACCCTGCACCGCGACGGCGCCCAGATCATCGGTCTGGACGTTCCCCCGCTCGCCGAGGACCTCGAGCACCTGATGGCCGAGCTCGGCGGCTCGTCGATCATCTGTGACATCACCGCCGAGGACGCGCCCGAGAAGATCGCCGAGGGCCTCGGCGACGGCGTCGACTTCGTGGTCCACAACGCGGGCATCACGCGCGACAAGCGGCTGAAGAACATGAAGTCCGAGAACTGGGCCAAGGTCGTCGACATCAGCGTCGGCGCCCCCGAGCGGATCACCGCGCACCTGCTCGACAACAAGCTGATCCGCCCCGGCGGCCGCATCATCGGCATCTCGTCGATCGCGGGCATCGCCGGCAACAACGGTCAGACCAACTACGGCACGGCCAAGGCCGGCGTCATCGGCTTCGTGCAGGCGCTCGCGCCCCGCACGGTCGACGCGGGCATCACCGTCAACGCGATCGCGCCGGGCTTCATCGAGACCGACATGGTCAAGACGATGCCGCTGGGCATCCGCGAGGCCGGTCGCCGGCTCAGCTCGCTGTCGCAGGGCGGCCAGCCGGTCGACGTCGCCGAGGCCATCGCCTGGTACTGCCACCCGGGGTCCTCGGCGATCTCGGGCAACGTGGTCCGGGTCTGCGGCCAGGGCTTCCTCGGTGCCTGA
- a CDS encoding MaoC/PaaZ C-terminal domain-containing protein, giving the protein MPEVTTRTFDKAPASLPLMLKAALPAIPVVGNLPGIKHERGGLPDTTLRRNRVTTDLAHLDRYNEVCGFSRSETLPATYPHIAAHTLHLSLMTDTAFPFPPMGAVHLRNRITQYRPIGREEIYDLSLHAASDDPHPKGRLISLVSEARVGGELVWDETMTVLFRSRSGSDEPTVPPLAGVEAPEGVVHWKLGSDLGRRYGAVSGDRNPIHLYPWTAKAFGFPRQIAHGMWTKAHCLATLQNRLPDSYTVDVEFKKPVLLPSTVVFGTESQGEVTTFGVRDARKSVPHLVGRITPV; this is encoded by the coding sequence GTGCCTGAGGTGACGACGCGCACCTTCGACAAGGCACCCGCGAGCCTGCCGCTGATGCTCAAGGCGGCGTTGCCGGCGATTCCCGTCGTCGGCAACCTGCCGGGCATCAAGCACGAGAGGGGCGGCCTGCCCGACACGACGCTGCGCCGCAACCGCGTGACGACGGACCTCGCGCACCTCGATCGCTACAACGAGGTGTGCGGGTTCTCGCGCTCCGAGACGCTGCCCGCGACGTACCCGCACATCGCGGCCCACACGCTGCACCTGAGCCTGATGACGGACACGGCGTTCCCCTTCCCGCCCATGGGCGCGGTGCACCTGCGCAACCGCATCACCCAGTACCGCCCGATCGGCCGTGAGGAGATCTACGACCTCTCCCTGCACGCGGCGTCGGACGACCCGCACCCGAAGGGCCGGCTGATCTCGCTGGTCAGCGAGGCGCGGGTCGGCGGCGAGCTGGTGTGGGACGAGACCATGACGGTCCTGTTCCGCAGCCGCAGCGGGAGCGATGAGCCCACCGTCCCGCCGCTGGCCGGGGTGGAGGCTCCCGAGGGCGTCGTCCACTGGAAGCTCGGCAGCGATCTGGGCCGGCGCTACGGCGCCGTCTCGGGCGACCGCAACCCCATCCACCTCTACCCGTGGACGGCCAAGGCGTTCGGCTTCCCGCGCCAGATCGCCCACGGCATGTGGACCAAGGCGCACTGCCTGGCCACGCTGCAGAACCGCCTGCCGGACTCGTACACGGTCGACGTGGAGTTCAAGAAGCCGGTGCTGCTGCCCTCGACCGTGGTGTTCGGCACCGAGAGCCAGGGCGAGGTCACGACGTTCGGTGTCCGTGACGCGCGCAAGTCCGTGCCGCACCTCGTCGGGCGCATCACGCCGGTCTGA
- a CDS encoding acyl-CoA thioesterase: MPASVNELVDLLDVEQLEVNLFRGGQPENSRLKRVFGGQVAGQAVSAAQRTVTDGKQLHSLHVYFILGGDPSIPIIYDVESVRDGRSFATRRVSARQHGEVIFYMTASFQKDEGGWDHQDVLPPTPGPDEATSMLDLVQFISPDGTEQWKQEWGGFDMRYVGDPRPEDDPSRQFQPVVQRMWFRAAERLPDDPQLHRAAFTYYSDFSLLGAALVPHGVLISSPKVQPASLDHVVWFHRPFRADEWLLYDQTSPSASGARGLSTAKVYKQDGTLVATVAQEGLIRPAKRPEDR; this comes from the coding sequence GTGCCTGCCTCCGTGAATGAACTCGTCGATCTGCTGGATGTCGAACAGCTCGAGGTGAACCTCTTCCGGGGCGGTCAGCCGGAGAACTCCCGGCTCAAGCGCGTCTTCGGCGGGCAAGTGGCCGGCCAGGCGGTCAGCGCGGCCCAGCGCACGGTGACGGACGGCAAGCAGCTGCACTCGCTGCACGTCTACTTCATCCTCGGCGGCGACCCGAGCATCCCGATCATCTACGACGTCGAGAGCGTGCGCGACGGCCGGTCGTTCGCGACCCGGCGGGTCTCGGCACGCCAGCACGGCGAGGTCATCTTCTACATGACCGCCTCGTTCCAGAAGGACGAGGGTGGCTGGGACCACCAGGACGTGCTCCCGCCGACGCCCGGGCCCGACGAGGCCACCTCGATGCTCGACCTCGTGCAGTTCATCAGCCCGGACGGCACCGAGCAGTGGAAGCAGGAGTGGGGCGGCTTCGACATGCGGTACGTGGGCGACCCGCGGCCCGAGGACGATCCGAGCCGCCAGTTCCAGCCGGTCGTCCAGCGGATGTGGTTCCGTGCGGCCGAGCGGCTGCCCGACGACCCGCAGCTGCACCGCGCGGCGTTCACGTACTACAGCGACTTCAGCCTGCTGGGCGCGGCGCTCGTGCCGCACGGCGTGCTGATCAGCTCGCCGAAGGTGCAGCCGGCGTCGCTCGACCACGTGGTGTGGTTCCACCGGCCGTTCCGGGCCGACGAGTGGCTGCTCTACGACCAGACGTCGCCCTCGGCCTCCGGCGCCCGCGGACTCAGCACCGCCAAGGTCTACAAGCAGGACGGCACGTTGGTCGCCACGGTGGCGCAGGAGGGGCTCATCCGCCCCGCGAAGCGCCCCGAGGACCGCTGA
- a CDS encoding proteasome assembly chaperone family protein, with amino-acid sequence MTPKWFSRRRSDEYERDPIPLIVALDGFLSAGSSSVLAAEQLRTPDGEVVHEFDLDSFYDYRARRPPITFRRDHYVDYVEPVLQITRHVDRSGKPYLLLAGPEPDFGWESFVAETIDVITELGVPLTVALGGIPMGVPHTRPPLLTMHGTRPELVDRQNFWNAEVTVPSSAQSLLEYRMREHKLDAIGYVVHVPHYLTQVEYPTAALALLEAVALRLDLDLDLEDLRARQPDSIHEIEQQISDQDGEQVLAGLEEQYDIFSRGAAESLLADDASLPTGDELASQLEQFLARQRKDDQG; translated from the coding sequence TTGACTCCGAAGTGGTTTTCACGACGACGTTCCGATGAGTACGAGCGCGACCCGATCCCGCTGATCGTCGCTCTCGACGGCTTCCTCAGCGCGGGGTCCTCCTCCGTGCTGGCGGCCGAGCAGCTGCGCACGCCCGATGGTGAGGTCGTGCACGAGTTCGATCTGGACTCCTTCTACGACTACCGGGCCCGCCGGCCCCCGATCACGTTCCGACGCGACCACTACGTGGACTACGTCGAGCCGGTCCTGCAGATCACCCGTCACGTCGACCGCTCCGGCAAGCCGTACCTGCTGCTGGCCGGTCCCGAGCCCGACTTCGGCTGGGAGTCGTTCGTCGCCGAGACGATCGACGTCATCACCGAGCTCGGCGTCCCGCTGACGGTCGCCCTGGGTGGCATCCCGATGGGGGTCCCGCACACCCGGCCGCCGCTGCTGACGATGCACGGCACGCGCCCCGAGCTGGTCGATCGCCAGAACTTCTGGAACGCCGAGGTGACGGTGCCGTCCTCGGCGCAGTCGCTGCTGGAGTACCGGATGCGCGAGCACAAGCTCGACGCGATCGGCTACGTGGTGCACGTCCCGCACTACCTGACGCAGGTCGAGTACCCCACGGCCGCGCTCGCGCTGCTGGAGGCGGTCGCCCTGCGACTCGACCTGGATCTTGACCTTGAGGACCTGCGGGCCCGTCAGCCCGACTCGATCCACGAGATCGAGCAGCAGATCTCCGACCAGGACGGCGAGCAGGTGCTGGCCGGGCTCGAGGAGCAGTACGACATCTTCAGCCGCGGTGCGGCCGAGTCGCTGCTGGCCGACGATGCCAGCCTCCCGACGGGCGACGAGCTCGCCAGTCAGCTGGAGCAGTTCCTTGCGCGCCAGCGCAAGGACGATCAGGGCTGA
- the dxs gene encoding 1-deoxy-D-xylulose-5-phosphate synthase, protein MASVLSSVSGPADLRRLDDQALTQLAAEVRELLIESVAANGGHLGPNLGVVELTIALHRVFDSPNDKIVWDTGHQSYVHKMLTGRADQFAQGRLRKEGGLSGYPSHAESPHDWVENSHASTSLSYADGLARANAVQGKDDHVVAVIGDGALTGGMAWEAINNICADNSRRVVIVVNDNGRSYTPTVGGLANRLTQIRTNPRYEPALSAVRERMTTGPKVAGVAYEALHAIKKGFKDVLAPQGMFEDLGIKYLGPIDGHDRRALEQALTAARHFGGPVLVHAITTKGHGYDIAVANENDQMHQSHPFDRLTGEAVSIAPAGWTSVFRDEIVRIADDRPDIVGITAAMLYPTGLDAFADKFPDRVLDVGIAEQHAVTSAAGMAMGGLHPVVAVYATFLNRAFDQVLMDVALHRQGVTFVLDRAGVTGDDGASHNGMWDMSLMQIVPGLHLAAPRDGSRLRELLREAVEIDDAPSVVRFAKGAVPADLDAIDRIGTMDVLHRGDDPEVLVVGVGTMAAMAVDVARLLEDAGVASTVVDPRWIKPLDPALLDLAAEHRLVVTIEDNGRQGGVGSTILNEISDRGLVVPVRIHAVAQEFLDHAKRDVILDRLGLTPDAIASDALDRLKECPEGDRR, encoded by the coding sequence ATGGCTTCTGTCCTCAGTTCCGTGTCCGGTCCCGCAGACCTGCGACGACTGGATGATCAGGCGCTGACGCAACTCGCCGCCGAGGTCCGTGAACTGCTGATCGAGTCGGTGGCCGCCAACGGTGGTCACCTCGGGCCGAATCTCGGCGTGGTGGAGTTGACGATCGCGCTGCACCGGGTCTTCGATTCGCCGAACGACAAGATCGTCTGGGACACCGGCCACCAGTCGTACGTCCACAAGATGCTGACCGGTCGCGCCGACCAGTTCGCCCAGGGGCGTTTGCGCAAGGAGGGCGGCCTCTCGGGCTACCCGTCGCACGCGGAGTCCCCGCACGACTGGGTCGAGAACTCGCACGCGTCGACCTCGCTGTCGTACGCCGACGGCCTGGCCCGCGCGAACGCGGTGCAGGGCAAGGACGACCACGTCGTCGCGGTCATCGGCGACGGCGCCCTGACCGGCGGCATGGCGTGGGAGGCCATCAACAACATCTGCGCCGACAACTCGCGCCGGGTGGTCATCGTCGTCAACGACAACGGTCGCTCCTACACGCCGACCGTCGGCGGCCTCGCGAACCGGCTCACCCAGATCCGCACCAACCCGCGGTACGAGCCCGCCCTCAGCGCCGTCCGTGAGCGCATGACGACCGGCCCCAAGGTCGCCGGCGTCGCCTACGAGGCGCTGCACGCCATCAAGAAGGGCTTCAAGGACGTCCTCGCGCCCCAGGGCATGTTCGAGGACCTCGGGATCAAGTACCTCGGTCCCATCGACGGACACGACCGCCGGGCGCTGGAGCAGGCGCTCACCGCGGCTCGTCACTTCGGCGGCCCCGTGCTGGTGCACGCGATCACGACCAAGGGCCACGGCTACGACATCGCCGTCGCCAACGAGAACGACCAGATGCACCAGTCGCACCCGTTCGACCGGCTGACCGGCGAGGCCGTGAGCATCGCGCCCGCGGGCTGGACATCCGTGTTCCGCGACGAGATCGTCCGCATCGCCGACGACCGGCCCGACATCGTGGGCATCACGGCGGCCATGCTCTATCCCACCGGCCTGGACGCGTTCGCGGACAAGTTCCCCGACCGGGTGCTCGACGTCGGCATCGCCGAGCAGCACGCGGTCACCAGCGCCGCCGGCATGGCCATGGGCGGACTCCACCCGGTGGTCGCCGTCTACGCCACGTTCCTGAACCGGGCGTTCGACCAGGTGCTGATGGACGTCGCCCTGCACCGCCAGGGCGTCACCTTCGTGCTCGACCGCGCGGGCGTCACGGGTGACGACGGCGCGAGCCACAACGGCATGTGGGACATGTCCCTCATGCAGATCGTCCCCGGACTGCACCTCGCCGCTCCGCGTGACGGCAGCCGCCTGCGCGAGCTGCTGCGTGAGGCCGTCGAGATCGACGACGCCCCCAGCGTGGTCCGGTTCGCCAAGGGCGCCGTTCCGGCCGACCTGGACGCGATCGACCGGATCGGCACGATGGACGTGCTGCACCGCGGTGACGATCCCGAGGTCCTCGTGGTGGGCGTGGGAACGATGGCCGCGATGGCCGTCGACGTCGCCCGCCTGCTGGAGGACGCCGGTGTCGCGTCGACCGTCGTCGACCCGCGCTGGATCAAGCCGCTCGACCCGGCCCTGCTGGACCTCGCCGCCGAGCACCGCCTCGTCGTGACGATCGAGGACAACGGCCGCCAGGGCGGCGTCGGCTCCACGATCCTCAACGAGATCAGCGACCGGGGCCTGGTCGTGCCCGTGCGGATCCATGCCGTGGCGCAGGAGTTCCTCGACCACGCGAAGCGCGATGTCATCCTCGACCGGCTCGGCCTGACGCCCGATGCGATCGCGTCCGACGCCCTCGACCGGTTGAAGGAATGTCCCGAGGGTGACCGGCGTTGA
- a CDS encoding flavin reductase — protein sequence MTIHSEHPFVPPDRDKDAFRRLRGRLPAPVTVVTTGAGRARAGLTVSAIVLVDGEPARFEAFVDPDATLGESVEVGSRVAVSVLRPGDDYLAEVFAGLAPAPGGMFTVGEWVQSPWGPRLDGRSWWGATVDAVTEVGWSLRVTGVVEEVDVESATGVAHARGRFHDLG from the coding sequence GTGACGATCCACTCTGAGCACCCCTTCGTGCCGCCGGACCGCGACAAGGACGCCTTCCGGCGCCTGCGCGGGCGGTTGCCCGCGCCGGTCACGGTCGTGACGACCGGGGCCGGACGTGCCCGGGCCGGGCTGACCGTGTCGGCGATCGTGCTGGTCGACGGCGAACCCGCCCGCTTCGAGGCGTTCGTCGACCCGGACGCGACGTTGGGGGAGTCGGTCGAGGTCGGCTCCCGCGTGGCGGTCAGTGTCCTGCGGCCCGGCGACGACTACCTGGCCGAGGTGTTCGCCGGCCTCGCCCCGGCCCCCGGCGGCATGTTCACCGTGGGGGAGTGGGTGCAGTCCCCGTGGGGCCCGAGGCTGGACGGCCGGTCGTGGTGGGGCGCCACCGTGGACGCCGTGACCGAGGTCGGCTGGTCGCTGCGCGTCACCGGGGTGGTCGAGGAGGTCGACGTGGAGTCCGCGACGGGCGTCGCCCATGCCCGTGGACGCTTCCACGATCTCGGGTGA